AACGGTTCTCTACGCCAGCTCGACGCTGGGCATCGTGGCCTTGGCTGTCGGCCTCCTGATGATCGGCGACGAGTTCGACCTGTCGTCGGGTGTCGCTGTCACCACCTCGGCGCTTGCAGCGACCATGCTCAACTACAACCTGCACCTCAATGCGTGGGTTGGCGCCGCGCTGGCGCTGGCCATCTCGCTGGGCATCGGTGCCCTAAACGGCGTCCTTGTCACCCGCACCGGCATTGCCAGCTTCCTTATTACTCTGTCCGCATTCCTCATGCTGCAGGGGCTCAACCTTGCGGTGACCAAGCTGGTGACGGGTGGCGTGGCCACCCCCAGCATCTCCAACATGGAGGGGTTTGACTCCGCCCACGCGTTCTTTGCAGGGACCCTTTCCGTAGGCGGGGTCCACCTGCGCGTCACAGTCTTGTGGTGGGTTCTCTTCGTGGCGATCGCCACCTTTGTATTGTTTAAGACGCGTTTTGGCGGCTGGGTCTTTGCCGTGGGTGGGGACAAAGAAGCCGCGCGCGCTGTCGGCGTGCCGGTTCGACGAGTGAAGATCATCCTCTTCATGACGGTCGGTTTCGCGGCCTGGTTTGTCGGAATGCACACCCTCTTCGCGTTCGACTCTATTCAGGCTGGCCAAGGCGTCGGAAATGAGTTCCTCTACATCATCGCGGCAGTTATCGGTGGCTGCGCGCTCACCGGCGGCCGGGGAACGGCTGTTGGCACTGCGATCGGCGCGCTCATTTTCGGGCTAACTAATCAAGGCATCGTCTACGCAGGCTGGAACCCCGACTGGTTTAAGTTCTTCCTCGGGGTGATGCTGCTCTTCGCGGTGTTCACCAACACGGCGTTCCAGAAGTACACACACAGCAGGTAAGGCGCACGTATGGCAATCATTGAACTGCGGGACATTTCCAAGTCCTACGGCAGCTTCCAGGCGCTTCAGGGCATCAACCTCAGCATTAACGAGGGCGAGGTGACGTGTGTGCTAGGTGACAATGGAGCGGGCAAGTCAACCCTGATCAAGGTCCTGTCGGGCCTGCACGAGCCGACGAGCGGACAGATTCTTGTCGACGGCAGCGCCGTCCGCTTCTCCAGCCCCCGCGACGCGATCGCGCGCGGGATTGCAACCGTGCACCAAAATTTGGCCATCGTCAACGAGATGAGCGTGTGGCGTAACTTCTTCCTCGGCCAGGAAATCACCGGGCCGCTGGGAACGCTCAAGGCAGAGTCGATGCGCAGGATCTGCGGCGAGCAGCTTCGAGAAATGGGTATCTCCATCCCCGACGTTGACGTCGAGGCGGGCACCCTGTCCGGTGGCCAGCGCCAGGTTGTGGCCATCGCTCGCGCCGTGTACTTCGGGGCGCGGGTGCTCATTCTCGACGAACCCACCGCAGCATTGGGGGTCAAGCAGTCCGGCGTGGTCCTGCGTTTTGTCGCGGCGGCACGCGACAGAGGGGTGGGAGTGGTGCTTATTACCCACAATCCCCATCACGCATACTTGGTGGGGGACCACTTCACCATCCTCAAGCTAGGCCGTCAAGAGCTCGATGTTCCCCGCAGGGAGGTATCGCTGGACAACCTCACGCTGCGCATGGCCGGCGGCGGCGAGCTTGAGGAGCTCAGCCACGAGCTGCGGCGGGAACCCTAGAGCAGGGCGCGGAAACCGTCCTGCGTCCGAACCACGGATCCGACCCCCTCGCTGAGAGCCGTGGCGAGCTGTTCGTCGGTGAGACCGGCGGTCACCGGCAGCTCGGCCTCGGCGCGCATCACCAGCGTGTCCCCCCGATTAGCAACGATAGCCCGCGGTCCCGGGCGGCCAGAGTTGATCTGGTTCGCGGCGAGATAGAACTGCGCCTGTGCGGAGTTCGACGGCACCTCCGTGGACGTGTCGGCGCGAACAATCAGCACCGAATCGAGCAAAACGAACAGCAAATCGAGGTCGTTCTCGCGCCCGCGGGCGACGCGTCCAGTGGGGTCGTCGACAAGCGAGATGCCCTGGTCTGAGGCGGCCGCAATGATGCGGTCAACCGTAACGGGCGCATTAGTGCTCATCGTGCGGATCCTCCCATGTGATCAGGGTGGGGAAAGTGGCGGCAAGGAAGTCGAAGGCCTCCAACGTTGCCTGAATAGAGCTGACCACAAACGAGCCCAGCTGGTTGAAAGACGCGCCGTGGGTTACATTCAGGGCGCGCACAGCGCTTACGGCGAGGTGCTCGTCACCCCGCTCGAAGAAGCGCAGGGTGGGCGCGAAGTGCGTCTGGTTGTACTCGTTGCACGCGAACATGGCCGTCGCGGCGAGGTCACGGGGAATCGCACCTCGCCAGATCGCCTCGAAAATGAGGGAATCGCCGTCGCGGGCGCACACAATTGCTGCGTTGACAAACCCGGTGCGAAGCACCCCTTCTTCTAGCCGGTATTCCAGGCCCTCCTCGCGGAGGATTCCGGCAACCGCTTCGATGTCCGCGGGCGCGAGGTTGTCGCGCTTCTCGTCTACTGTCACTCAGGCGACAATACCGTCCGTCCGCCGCGCGGTGCGGGGTGGTACAGTCAGCGGGAGAAGTTTCGGCATCCTTTAAATTCCGCACAGAGAGGCGGGGAAGGAGGTCCGATGAGTGAAGTTGGAAACGTGGCAACGGGGCAGGCAGTAGAGCTGCTGTCCGCCCGGGATGTCGCGCGCACAATCGCACGCATCGCGCACCAAATTATTGAAAAGACGGCGTTGGATTCGGAAGGCGCTCCCCGCGTCATTCTTCTGGGCATCCCCTCGGGGGGAGTCCCTCTGGCTCAGCGCATCGCCACGGCCATCGAGCAGTTTTCCGGGGTTCAGGTACCGACGGGCAGCCTCGATATCACCCTCTACCGTGACGATTTGCGGGTCGGCCCACACAGGGCGCTGCTGCCCACGCGGATTCCCGCGGACATCACCGGCAGCGTGGTCATTCTTGTCGACGATGTCTTGTACTCTGGCCGCACCATCCGGGCCGCTCTCGATTCGTTACGCGACATCGGGCGCCCCCAGGCCATCCAACTGGCGGTTCTCGTGGACCGGGGCCACCGAGAGCTGCCGATCCGCGCGGATTACGTCGGCAAGAATATCCCCACCGCAAAGGGGGAGGATGTCGTTGTCACCCTCGCCCCGATCGACGCGACGGACGCGGTGTCCCTGACCAGGCAGGAGACAGGTGCGTGAAACACCTTATCGATATCAATGACCTCACCGCCGAGGACATCTCGGGCCTTATGGATGAAGCGGACCGCTTCCGCGAAGCGCTCGAGGGCAGGGAGATTAAGAAACTCCCCACGCTGCGCGGGCGAACGATCTTCACCCTCTTCTACGAAAATTCGACGCGAACTCGTGCCTCCTTCGAGACGGCTGGCAAGTGGATGAGCGCCGACGTGATCAACATTTCGGCGTCCTCGTCCAGCGTGCAAAAGGGCGAATCTCTGAAAGACACCGCGTCGACTCTCGCTGCGCTCGGTGCCGACGCGATTATTATGCGCCATCCCTCCTCCGGCGCCCCGCGGCTGCTGAGCCGATGGCTTCCCGACGTGTCCATCGTCAACGCAGGCGACGGCCTTCACCAGCACCCGACGCAAGCGCTTCTTGACGCCGTCACGATCCGCCAAAAGCTCGGAGAAGTAGCGGGGCGCCGCGTCCTCATCGTCGGCGACATCCTCCACTCCCGGGTGGCGCGTTCAAACGTGGACCTGCTCTCGAAACTCGGTGTCGAGGTCGTTCTCATCGCGCCTCCCACGCTCCTCCCGCTCGGGGTCGACTCTTGGCCCGCGCGCGTGGGTGACAGCTTCGACGCGGAGCTGCCGGAGGCTGACGTGGTGATGATGCTGCGCGTTCAAGCCGAGCGGATGAACGGCGGGTTCTTCCCCTCCAGCCGGGAGTATGCAGCCCTTTACGGGTTGAGCGCCCACCGCGCCGCGCGGATGAAAGCCGGCGCCCTCGTCATGCACCCCGGTCCGATGCTGCGGGGGATGGAAATCAACTTCGAGGTCGCAGACGGGACGAATACGGCCGTCCTGCAACAAGTCTCAAATGGCGTGTACACCCGCATGGCGGTTTTGTTCACGCTGCTGGCGGGAGAGGAGCACTAGTGTCCACATTCGGTCTTTCAAACGTCCGGCCCTACGGCGGAGACGAAGTTAACGTACTCATTCAGGACGGGATCATCGCCGCGCTGGGTGCAGACGTCGACGCCCGCAGCGCGGACAACGGTTACGATGCCGAGGGCAAGGTGCTTTTGCCGGGTCTTGTTGACATGCACGTGCATTTGCGTGAGCCCGGGAGGGAAGACACCGAGACCATCGCGAGTGGCTCTGACGCTGCCGCGCGTGGTGGCTTCACCGCCGTCTTCACGATGGCAAACACCAACCCGGTAATCGATCAGCCCATTCTCGCCGACGCGGTCTGGAACAAGGGGCAGACGTACGGCGCGTGCGACGTGTACCCGGTCGGTTCGATTACAAAGGGCCTCGCGGGGACGCAGCTGTCGGAAATCGGCCTCATGAGCCAATCCCATGTGCGTATGTTCTCCGACGACGGGCGCTGCGTGGTGGATCCGCAACTCATGCGCCGGGCCATTGAGTATGCCTCGGCCCACGGTGTTGTCATCGCTCAGCACGCGGAGGACCACCGGATGACCGAGGGGGCGTCCGCTCACGAGGGAGACGTTGCCGCGCGGCTGGGCCTGCGCGGATGGCCACGCGTCGCCGAAGAGTCGATCGTCGCCCGCGACGTGCTGCTCACCCGAGACTACGGCGGCCGCCTGCACATCTGCCATGCCTCCACCGAGGGCACGGTCGAGCTGCTGCGCTGGGCGAAGGCGCAGGGCATCTCCGTCACCGCCGAGGTCACCCCCCACCACCTCCTTCTCACGGATGAAGTGTTGGAGAGCTACGACGGCGTCTTCCGCGTGAACCCGCCCCTCCGCGAGTCCCGCGACGCCCGTGCGTTGCGCGACGCACTTCTCGACGGCACCGTCGACGTCGTCGCCACAGATCATGCGCCTCACGGTTCGGAGGATAAGTGCGTGGAATTCGAGCACGCCAAGCCGGGCATGCTCGGGTTGGAGACCTCGCTGGCGGTGGTTGCCAAGGTCTTCGTTGAATCCGGGTTGGCAGACTGGCGTTTCGTGGCGAAGGTCATGAGCGAACGGCCTGCTGAGATTCTCGGGCTACAGGACCAGGGCCGCCCCCTTGCAGTGGGGGAACCGGCAAATCTCGCCATTGTCGACCCGCGCGCCCCATGGACCGTGCGCGGCAACGACCTCGCCTCCAAGGCGTCGAACACCCCCTTTGAGGGATCCGATTTTTCAGCTCGCGTAGCCCTGACGATGCTGCGTGGCACCGTGACCCACCTCCTCGAGAACTAAGGACCCAACATGACGAATAAGAAGACCCCCGCCGTCCTCGTTCTCGGTGACGGAACCACCTTCCCCGGTTACGCCTTCGGTGCCGAGGGAGAGGTGCTGGGAGAGGCGGTGTTTACCACCGCGATGACCGGCTACCAGGAGACGATGACCGACCCGTCCTACCACCGCCAGATTGTGGTCATGACAGCCCCGCAGATCGGCAACACCGGGTGGAATGATGAGGACGACGAGTCCCGCAACAAGCAGATCTGGGTGGCTGGCCTAGTCATCCGCGACCTAGCAAAGCGCGTGTCCAGCTGGCGTGCCGACCGCAGCCTGGAAGAAGAGATGGCCAACCAGGGCATCATCGGTATCCGGGGTGTGGATACGCGCACCGTCGTTCGTCACCTCCGCTCGCGCGGTTCGATTGCGGCCGGTCTCTTCTCTGGAGAGGCGGCGCGTGACGACGTCGACACGCTAGTTGCAAAGGTGAACGCGCAACCGGATATGGCTGGTGCGGACCTCGCCGGTGAGGTCACTACCGCGCAGCCCTATACGGTTGAGCCGCGCGGGGAGAAGGGGTTCACCGTGGTCGCCTACGACATGGGGATCAAAACCGCCACCCCGCGCCACTTCGCCGACCGGGGCATTGAGACCATCGTGGTGCCCGCGAATACGCCGTTCGAGAAGGTGGCGGAGTACAAACCCGACGGCGTGTTCATCTCGAATGGGCCGGGCGACCCGGCGACGGCTGATGAGATGGTGGCCGCCACACGCGAGGTGATCAGGCACGAAATTCCGCTGTTTGGCATCTGCTTCGGCAACCAGATCCTGGGTCGCGCGCTCGGCATGGAAACGTACAAACTGAAATTCGGGCACCGCGGTGTCAACGTGCCGGTGAAGAACCACCTCACTGGCAAGATCGACATCACCAGCCAGAACCACGGGTTCGCTCTAAAAGGCAAGGCGGGTGAGACGTTCGACACCGAATTCGGTCCCGCTGTTGTGACCCACACCTGCCTCAACGACGACGTCGTCGAAGGCGTGGCATTGGAAAACGGGATGGCTTATTCAGTGCAATACCACCCGGAGTCCGCGGCAGGTCCGCACGACGCAAACCCGCTCTTTGAACAGTTCATCGAGCTCATGACCACGCACAGCCCGAACAACAAGTAACCAGGAGGAGTCCCATGAAAAGAGCAGACATCAACCACGTCCTGGTTATCGGCTCCGGCCCCATCGTCATCGGCCAAGCCTGCGAGTTCGACTACTCGGGCACCCAGGCGTGCCGCGTGCTCAAGGAGGAGGGCCTGCGCGTCACCCTGATTAACTCCAACCCCGCGACCATCATGACGGACCCGGAGTTCGCCGACCACACCTACGTCGAACCGATCGAGCCCGATTACATCGACCGAATCCTCAGCCGCGAGGCGGAGCAGGGCACGCCTGTCGACGCAATCCTGGCTACCCTCGGCGGGCAAACGGCCCTGAACGCGGCGATCCAGCTAGATCGCCGGGGCATCCTAGAAAAGCACGGCGTGGAGCTCATCGGCGCGAACATCGAGGCGATCGAGCGCGGCGAGGACCGCCAGAAGTTCAAGGACATCGTGGCCAAGATCGGCGGGGAATCCGCCCGCTCGCGGGTCTGCCACACGATGGACGAGGTCCACGACACCGTCGCCGAGCTGGGCCTGCCGGTGGTCGTGCGCCCGTCGTTCACCATGGGCGGGCTCGGCTCTGGCCTCGCCTTTAGCATGGAGGACCTCGACCGCATCGCCGGCGGTGGCTTGGAGGCCTCGCCCGAGGCAAACGTCTTAATCGAAGAGTCGATCCTGGGCTGGAAAGAGTTCGAACTCGAGCTTATGCGCGACGGCGATGACAACGTCGTGGTCATCGCCTCGATCGAAAACGTCGATGCGCTCGGCGTCCACACCGGCGACTCGGTAACAGTGGCACCCGCCTTGACGCTCACGGACCGCGAGTACCAGACCATGCGCGACCAGGGCATCGCGATTATCCGTGAGGTCGGTGTGGACACCGGCGGATGCAACATCCAGTTCGCCGTCAACCCCGTCGACGGTCGCATCATCACGATCGAGATGAACCCGCGCGTGTCTCGCTCCTCGGCGCTGGCGTCGAAGGCGACCGGCTTCCCGATTGCCAAGATCGCCTCCAAGCTGGCGATCGGCTACACTCTCGATGAAATCACCAACGACATCACCGGGGTGACCCCTGCCGCCTTCGAGCCGACGCTTGACTACGTGATCGTGAAGATGCCGCGCTTCGCCTTCGAGAAGTTCCCGGGCTCCGATGAGACGCTGGGCACCTCCATGAAGGCCGTCGGCGAGGCGATGGGCATTGGGCGAACCTACATTCAGGGTTTGAATAAGGTCATGCGTTCGATGGAGGACAAGCCGAACGGCTTCTGGACCCGCCCCGATTCCTCTTTCGCCGCAGGACGCGAGTCGGACGTGGACGCTGTCCTCCGCGACCTCACCACGCCCACAGATAAGCGCATGTACGACGTTGAGCTCGCCCTCCGCCTCGGGGCCAGCGTCGATGAGGTTCACGAGGCCTCCGGCATCGACCCGTGGTTCCTCGCCGAGTTGGCAGACCTCGTCGAGTTTCGGGCCGCGCTTGCCGACGCCCCCGTCTTGGACGCAGACCTCCTCCGCGAGGCCAAGGTGTATGGCCTATCGGACGCCCAGATCGCGGCCCTGCGCCCGGAGCTCGCGGGGGAGGACGGAGTCCGCTCGCTGCGCTGGTCGCTGGATATTCACCCGGTGTACAAGACAGTGGACACGTGCGCGGGTGAGTTTGAGGCACAAACCCCGTACCACTATTCGGCCTACGAGTTCGACCCCAACGCGGAAAGCGAGATCGCGGTCACCGGCCGGGAGAAGGTCATCATCCTCGGTTCGGGCCCGAACCGCATCGGCCAGGGCATCGAGTTCGATTACTCCTGCGTGCACGCGGCATTGGAACTGTCGCGCGTGGGCTATGAAACCGTGATGGTCAACTGCAATCCGGAGACGGTATCCACCGACTACGACACCGCCGATCGTCTTTATTTCGAGCCACTGACTTTCGAAGACGTGATGGAGGTGTACCGCGCGGAGTCGGCGTCAGGCACCGTCGCCGGTGTCATTGTTCAGCTAGGTGGCCAAACCCCGCTCGGTCTTGCTCAGAAGCTTGCCGACGCCGGCGTACCCATCGTCGGCACGAGCCCCAAAGCCATCGACCTAGCGGAGGACCGCGGAGCTTTCGGCACCGTGCTCGAGGCCGCCGGTCTCCCGGCCCCCGCTTTCGGCACAGCCATTTCCTTCCCTGAGGCGCGTGAGGTGGCCGAGCGAATCGGGTACCCCGTGCTGGTCCGACCCTCCTACGTCCTTGGCGGGCGGGGTATGGAAATCGTCTACGACGAGGCGAGCCTGGAAGATTACATCAACAGGGCCACCGAACTGTCCCCGGACCACCCCGTTTTGGTCGACCGATTCCTGGATTCGGCCATCGAGATCGACGTCGACGTGCTGTGCGACGGGACGGAGGTCTACCTTGGCGGCGTGATGGAGCACATCGAGGAAGCCGGAATCCACTCCGGTGACTCGGCGTGTGCCTTGCCGCCGATGACCATCGGCCCGGGTGACGTCGAAAAGGTGCGCCGCTCCGCGGAGGCGCTGGCCCACGGCATCGGCGTGCGCGGCTTGATGAACGTGCAGTTCGCGTTGAAAGACGACACGCTCTACGTCATCGAGGCCAACCCACGGGCGTCGCGCACGGTCCCCTTCGTGTCCAAGGCGACCGGAGTCCACCTGGCCAAGGCGGCCTCGCGCATCATGATGGGCGCGACTCTCGCGGAGCTGAAGGACGAGGGGCTCATCCCGACCACCTACGACGGCGGCTCGTTGCCTCTCGATCACCCGATCGCGGTGAAGGAGGCGGTCCTGCCCTTTACCCGCTTCCGCACCCCGGCGGGAGAGGTGCTTGATACCATTCTCGGCCCCGAGATGAAGTCCACAGGCGAGGTCATGGGCTTGGCGCCGTCGTTTGGCCAGGCGTACGCCAAGGCAGAGGCGGCTGCATTCGGGGCGTTGCCGACAGGAGGGACGGTGTTCGTTTCAGTCGCCAACAGGGACAAGCGCTCGCTGATCCTTCCGATCCATCGCCTCTACACCATGGGCTTTGACATTCTTGCCTCGGCGGGCACGGCCTCGATGCTGCGCCGCAACGGCATCGAGTGTGAGGTCGCGTTGAAGGCGTCTGAGGTGCGCGACGGGGCCACAGGGGTGTCTATCGTCCAACGCATCAAGGAGGGCGACGTTGACCTCATCCTCAACACACCCGCCGGGTCCTCGGGTGCTCGCCACGACGGCTATGAGATTCGCGCTGCCGCAGCAGCCAGCGGGGTCCCGCTCATCACCACGGTCCAGGGAGCGACCGCAGCTGTGCAGGCTATTGAGGCCTACCGCGCGCCCGATACAGCGGCGATCAGCGTGCTCAGCCTCCAGGAACTCGATCACGCGGTGGGGGACCACTAGATGGGATTCGGGCAGGCTCTTGTCGACGCCGGTCAGCGGCTCGGCCGCCTCTGCGTGGGCATCGACCCGCATCCTGCGCTTCTCGACAGCTGGGGCGTCGGAGACAACGTCGATGGCCTACGCGCCTTTTCCCTGCGATGCGTGGAGGCGTTTGCCGGCCGCGTGGCTGTAGTCAAGCCTCAGGTAGCGTTTTACGAACGCTACGGGGCCGCCGGCTTCTTCGTCTTGGAGGAAACGCTTGCCGCGCTGCGGGAATCGCACTGCTTGAGCATCGCGGACGCGAAACGCGGTGATATCGGCTCCACGATGGAGGGGTACGCCCGCGCGTGGTTGGAACCGGGCTCACCCCTGGAGGCGGACGCGCTCACGCTGACTGCCTACCTCGGGGTTGGATCCTTGGCGCCAGCAATTGAGCGCGCACAGGTGTCGGGCAAGGGGGTGTTCGTGATGGCCGCCAATTCCAACCCGGAGGCGGAGCACTTCCAGTCCCAGGAGATTGGGGGGACCACCATCGCCCAGTTCATGGT
The nucleotide sequence above comes from Corynebacterium capitovis DSM 44611. Encoded proteins:
- a CDS encoding ABC transporter permease; protein product: MTGGLTRLARRPELASLLGFVAILVFFLLVAPALRSLDAFATVLYASSTLGIVALAVGLLMIGDEFDLSSGVAVTTSALAATMLNYNLHLNAWVGAALALAISLGIGALNGVLVTRTGIASFLITLSAFLMLQGLNLAVTKLVTGGVATPSISNMEGFDSAHAFFAGTLSVGGVHLRVTVLWWVLFVAIATFVLFKTRFGGWVFAVGGDKEAARAVGVPVRRVKIILFMTVGFAAWFVGMHTLFAFDSIQAGQGVGNEFLYIIAAVIGGCALTGGRGTAVGTAIGALIFGLTNQGIVYAGWNPDWFKFFLGVMLLFAVFTNTAFQKYTHSR
- a CDS encoding ATP-binding cassette domain-containing protein; this translates as MAIIELRDISKSYGSFQALQGINLSINEGEVTCVLGDNGAGKSTLIKVLSGLHEPTSGQILVDGSAVRFSSPRDAIARGIATVHQNLAIVNEMSVWRNFFLGQEITGPLGTLKAESMRRICGEQLREMGISIPDVDVEAGTLSGGQRQVVAIARAVYFGARVLILDEPTAALGVKQSGVVLRFVAAARDRGVGVVLITHNPHHAYLVGDHFTILKLGRQELDVPRREVSLDNLTLRMAGGGELEELSHELRREP
- a CDS encoding YbjN domain-containing protein; translation: MSTNAPVTVDRIIAAASDQGISLVDDPTGRVARGRENDLDLLFVLLDSVLIVRADTSTEVPSNSAQAQFYLAANQINSGRPGPRAIVANRGDTLVMRAEAELPVTAGLTDEQLATALSEGVGSVVRTQDGFRALL
- a CDS encoding YbjN domain-containing protein, translated to MTVDEKRDNLAPADIEAVAGILREEGLEYRLEEGVLRTGFVNAAIVCARDGDSLIFEAIWRGAIPRDLAATAMFACNEYNQTHFAPTLRFFERGDEHLAVSAVRALNVTHGASFNQLGSFVVSSIQATLEAFDFLAATFPTLITWEDPHDEH
- the pyrR gene encoding bifunctional pyr operon transcriptional regulator/uracil phosphoribosyltransferase PyrR, producing the protein MSEVGNVATGQAVELLSARDVARTIARIAHQIIEKTALDSEGAPRVILLGIPSGGVPLAQRIATAIEQFSGVQVPTGSLDITLYRDDLRVGPHRALLPTRIPADITGSVVILVDDVLYSGRTIRAALDSLRDIGRPQAIQLAVLVDRGHRELPIRADYVGKNIPTAKGEDVVVTLAPIDATDAVSLTRQETGA
- a CDS encoding aspartate carbamoyltransferase catalytic subunit, which encodes MKHLIDINDLTAEDISGLMDEADRFREALEGREIKKLPTLRGRTIFTLFYENSTRTRASFETAGKWMSADVINISASSSSVQKGESLKDTASTLAALGADAIIMRHPSSGAPRLLSRWLPDVSIVNAGDGLHQHPTQALLDAVTIRQKLGEVAGRRVLIVGDILHSRVARSNVDLLSKLGVEVVLIAPPTLLPLGVDSWPARVGDSFDAELPEADVVMMLRVQAERMNGGFFPSSREYAALYGLSAHRAARMKAGALVMHPGPMLRGMEINFEVADGTNTAVLQQVSNGVYTRMAVLFTLLAGEEH
- a CDS encoding dihydroorotase, encoding MSTFGLSNVRPYGGDEVNVLIQDGIIAALGADVDARSADNGYDAEGKVLLPGLVDMHVHLREPGREDTETIASGSDAAARGGFTAVFTMANTNPVIDQPILADAVWNKGQTYGACDVYPVGSITKGLAGTQLSEIGLMSQSHVRMFSDDGRCVVDPQLMRRAIEYASAHGVVIAQHAEDHRMTEGASAHEGDVAARLGLRGWPRVAEESIVARDVLLTRDYGGRLHICHASTEGTVELLRWAKAQGISVTAEVTPHHLLLTDEVLESYDGVFRVNPPLRESRDARALRDALLDGTVDVVATDHAPHGSEDKCVEFEHAKPGMLGLETSLAVVAKVFVESGLADWRFVAKVMSERPAEILGLQDQGRPLAVGEPANLAIVDPRAPWTVRGNDLASKASNTPFEGSDFSARVALTMLRGTVTHLLEN
- the carA gene encoding glutamine-hydrolyzing carbamoyl-phosphate synthase small subunit codes for the protein MTNKKTPAVLVLGDGTTFPGYAFGAEGEVLGEAVFTTAMTGYQETMTDPSYHRQIVVMTAPQIGNTGWNDEDDESRNKQIWVAGLVIRDLAKRVSSWRADRSLEEEMANQGIIGIRGVDTRTVVRHLRSRGSIAAGLFSGEAARDDVDTLVAKVNAQPDMAGADLAGEVTTAQPYTVEPRGEKGFTVVAYDMGIKTATPRHFADRGIETIVVPANTPFEKVAEYKPDGVFISNGPGDPATADEMVAATREVIRHEIPLFGICFGNQILGRALGMETYKLKFGHRGVNVPVKNHLTGKIDITSQNHGFALKGKAGETFDTEFGPAVVTHTCLNDDVVEGVALENGMAYSVQYHPESAAGPHDANPLFEQFIELMTTHSPNNK
- the carB gene encoding carbamoyl-phosphate synthase large subunit, with protein sequence MKRADINHVLVIGSGPIVIGQACEFDYSGTQACRVLKEEGLRVTLINSNPATIMTDPEFADHTYVEPIEPDYIDRILSREAEQGTPVDAILATLGGQTALNAAIQLDRRGILEKHGVELIGANIEAIERGEDRQKFKDIVAKIGGESARSRVCHTMDEVHDTVAELGLPVVVRPSFTMGGLGSGLAFSMEDLDRIAGGGLEASPEANVLIEESILGWKEFELELMRDGDDNVVVIASIENVDALGVHTGDSVTVAPALTLTDREYQTMRDQGIAIIREVGVDTGGCNIQFAVNPVDGRIITIEMNPRVSRSSALASKATGFPIAKIASKLAIGYTLDEITNDITGVTPAAFEPTLDYVIVKMPRFAFEKFPGSDETLGTSMKAVGEAMGIGRTYIQGLNKVMRSMEDKPNGFWTRPDSSFAAGRESDVDAVLRDLTTPTDKRMYDVELALRLGASVDEVHEASGIDPWFLAELADLVEFRAALADAPVLDADLLREAKVYGLSDAQIAALRPELAGEDGVRSLRWSLDIHPVYKTVDTCAGEFEAQTPYHYSAYEFDPNAESEIAVTGREKVIILGSGPNRIGQGIEFDYSCVHAALELSRVGYETVMVNCNPETVSTDYDTADRLYFEPLTFEDVMEVYRAESASGTVAGVIVQLGGQTPLGLAQKLADAGVPIVGTSPKAIDLAEDRGAFGTVLEAAGLPAPAFGTAISFPEAREVAERIGYPVLVRPSYVLGGRGMEIVYDEASLEDYINRATELSPDHPVLVDRFLDSAIEIDVDVLCDGTEVYLGGVMEHIEEAGIHSGDSACALPPMTIGPGDVEKVRRSAEALAHGIGVRGLMNVQFALKDDTLYVIEANPRASRTVPFVSKATGVHLAKAASRIMMGATLAELKDEGLIPTTYDGGSLPLDHPIAVKEAVLPFTRFRTPAGEVLDTILGPEMKSTGEVMGLAPSFGQAYAKAEAAAFGALPTGGTVFVSVANRDKRSLILPIHRLYTMGFDILASAGTASMLRRNGIECEVALKASEVRDGATGVSIVQRIKEGDVDLILNTPAGSSGARHDGYEIRAAAAASGVPLITTVQGATAAVQAIEAYRAPDTAAISVLSLQELDHAVGDH
- the pyrF gene encoding orotidine-5'-phosphate decarboxylase; amino-acid sequence: MGFGQALVDAGQRLGRLCVGIDPHPALLDSWGVGDNVDGLRAFSLRCVEAFAGRVAVVKPQVAFYERYGAAGFFVLEETLAALRESHCLSIADAKRGDIGSTMEGYARAWLEPGSPLEADALTLTAYLGVGSLAPAIERAQVSGKGVFVMAANSNPEAEHFQSQEIGGTTIAQFMVDACSAYNTGKSGVGDVGVVVGATVRTPPDLESLNGPVLMPGVGAQGATFADVDRVAGRVRDLVFPSVSRSVLSAGPSVADLRKRVATCLSRA